The stretch of DNA GGCTTGGCCCAGCGCGAGGCGACCGCCAGCTTCCCGATCGCCACCGTGCTGGTGGCCATGTCGAGGACGAACGGATACTCGCGTCCGGCCGGGGCCGCCACCGAGAGCGGGTTCGTGCCGAGGAGGGGCTTCTTGCCGAAGGTGGGCACGGTGGCGGGCCAGGGCGCGTTCGTCATGCTGAGGCCGATCATGTCGTGGGCGAGGGCCATCATCGAGTAGTTGGCGGCGGCGCCGTAATGGTTCGAGTTGTAGACGGCGACGAAGCCGACCCCGGAGGTGCGAGCCTTGGCGATGGCGAGCTCCATCGCGCGTGTCCCGACGTAATGGCCCCAGGCCTGGTTGCCGTCGATGGTGGCCGTCGACTCCTCATCGCGCATGATCTTGGGCTCGGCGGCCGGCAGGATGTAGCCGGCCCGGAACCACTCGTGATACTTGGGCAGCATCCCGACTCCGTGGGAGTCCACTCCTCGCAGGTCGGTGCCGACCATGAGGTCCACGGTCAGCCGGGCGATCCGAGGCGGCGTACCCCAGCGCTCGAGAATCGTCAGGGCGAAGGCCTCGAGCCGGTCGTGGCGCACGACGAGTGGCGCGTCGGTCATCGGAGGACCTTCGGTCCAGCCACGCGACCGGGTCCGACGATGGGACCGGGCCGGCTCATCGGGGTACCTTCGGACCAGCAGCGTGATGGGGTCTGGGCGATGGGACCGGGCCGAGCCCCGAGCAGCCCTAGGACGCAGGGAGGAGGCGGGCCGAGACAATATGGAAGGACCGGCCTCACTTGTTGCACTCTTTCGTGGGTTGCTCCCACGGAGGAACAGAGCCACATGCAAAAGGAGGCCGGTCATGGAGCAGGATACCATCTACGTGGGACTCGATGACAGCAAGCGCGTGATCGTCGCCGGCATTCTGCGGCCCGGGCAGCACGAGCCGGAGGGGCGGCGCATCCCCAACGAGCCGCACGCCATCGGGCAGCTCGTCAAGCGCCTGCAGCGCGAGGGCACCGTGCACGCCGCTTACGAGGCGGGCCCGGCCGGCTACGCCTTGTACCGGCGGCTCACCGCCCTCGGGGTCACCTGTACCGTCGCTGCGCCCGCCCTCACCCCGCGCAAACCGGGCGACCGCATCAAGACCGACAAGCGCGATGCCCTCAAGCTGGCCCGCCTCCTCCGCGCCGGCGAGCTGACGGCCATCCATGTCCCCGACGAAGCCCAGGAAGCCGTCCGCGATCTCGTCCGCTGCCGCGAAGACATCCACGAGGACGTCCGCCGCTGGCAACACCGCCTCGTCCGCTTCCTCGACCGCCACGACCGCGTCTATTGTCCCGGCCGCCACTGGACCGCTCGCCACTGGGCCTGGCTCCGCGCTCAGCAGTTTGACGACCCGGCGCTGCAGCACACCCTCGCCGCTCACCTGCACGCGGTGGAGCACGCCCTCGCCCGCCGCGCCGACCTCGAGCGTGAGCTGCAGGCCCTCGCCCAGCGCGCGCCCTACGCCGAGCCGGTCGGCTGGCTCCGGTGCTTCCGCGGCATCGACACCCTCTCGGCCATGGTCCTGCTCACCGAACTGCACGACTTCCAGCGCTTTCACACCCCGCGTGAGCTCATGGCCTTCCTCGGCCTGGTGCCCAGTGAGCTCACCACCGCCGACCGGCACCGCCGCTTCGGGATCACCAAGGCCGGAAACACGCATGCCCGCCGCATCCTCGTCGAAGCCGCCTGGCATTACCGCCACCGGCCCCGCTGCAGTGCCCGCTTGGCCGCCCGCAGTGCAGGCCAACCCAGCGCCCTCCAGGCCCTGGCCTGGAAAGCCCAGACGCGCCTGCACCGGCGCTACTGCCACCTCGTCGGCCGCGGCAAGCGCAGCCCCGTCGCGATCGTCGCCGTGGCCCGCGAACTCGTCGGCTTCCTCTGGGCCGCGATGCGGCAGGTCCAGCCAGCGAGCTAGGTCCACCGTCCCATATGCCCAGTCCTGAGGCCGGCCGGCGCTGTGGCGCGACGCAGGCACGATTGGAGAGCCCGCGTTACGCCTCTGCGATGCCGGCGCCCCGGTGCCCGGTGACTCGCGCCCCGAGACGGCGGCAGCTCCCGACGATCCACCGCCTTGCGGCTCTGCCCCCTGAGGTAACCCGCGCATATCAGGGTGAGTCGTCGTCGAAGCCGCCTCGTCCGCTCGCGGCGCCGGTCCCCTCGGGATATCGCCTGAAAAAACCGCGAGAACCGGATGCGTGGAACAAACCCCTTGACACCGGTCCTTCCATATCAGGCGTATGCCGCATACGTTGAGGCGGGCCGACGACCGAGGACGACGCCAGGCGAAGTCAATTGGCCCTGCATCAGGAGCCGGCGAGCGGAACCGACACATGCTCGTGCACCACCACCCAGCTGTTCTTGCGCTGCTCGAGAATCATCGTCCAGCGTCCGTCCAGGTGTGAGCTCGCGCCCTGCTTGTTGACGACGTCCGCGCCAAAGGTGAAGGTCGCCCAGGCCAGCCGGCGGTGGCGGTGGACACGCACATCATCCTTCACCGTAAACTTCAGGCTGCGGTTGGGCTCGAAGAACACCTTCTGCACGCCGGTTCGGTACTCGGCCCAGTTGGCGTACTTCAGGGGCGCGACGTCGAAGAAGGTCAGATCCGGATCGGCGGCGTAATACGGGTCGACCTTGCCGATGTCCATGCTCTCCCAGGCCTGGACGATCTTCGGGATGAGGGCGCGCACCTCTTGCTCGCCCTTGTCGGCAGCCATCGCCGACAGGACGGCCAGCGCGATCGCCACCCCGATCGACAGACACACCCACCGTCGCGTACGCATGGTCATGCCTCCTCTGTGAGAGGTTTCGACTCCGTAAGGTCCCACATTCGCCCGGCGCCGGCAACCGGCATTCGCGAATGGACGTGGGGAGCGGCGAGCCGACGGCCGACAGCGGGAAGGGGGCGCCGCCGATGAGCGTGATTCTGTTCCGCAACGCGAAGCTGCTCGACCCGACCAGATCGGAGCTCACCGACGAGGCGTCCGTCCTGGTCGAGGGCGATCGGATCCGCGAGGTCTCGTCGCGACCCCTGGCGGCGTCGAGCGCCACCGTGATCGACTGCGGGGGCCGGACACTCATGCCCGGGCTCATCGACTGCCACGTGCACGTCTTCCTGTCGGAGGTGAACATCCGGTACCTGGAGGCGGTCCCGCTCACCCTGATGACGGCGCGGGCGGCCCCCCTGATGCGG from Candidatus Methylomirabilota bacterium encodes:
- a CDS encoding Ldh family oxidoreductase, yielding MTDAPLVVRHDRLEAFALTILERWGTPPRIARLTVDLMVGTDLRGVDSHGVGMLPKYHEWFRAGYILPAAEPKIMRDEESTATIDGNQAWGHYVGTRAMELAIAKARTSGVGFVAVYNSNHYGAAANYSMMALAHDMIGLSMTNAPWPATVPTFGKKPLLGTNPLSVAAPAGREYPFVLDMATSTVAIGKLAVASRWAKPIPAGWALDSTGRPTTDPDLALATRFLTPLGGTPEQGSHKGYGLSVMVDILAGVLSGAAHSDVHRRSPGATTRANVGHFFGAIDVGRFRPIDAFKADIDDLLRSLKDSPKAEGAERIWVAGEPEWECEQRRRREGIPLAPGLVRQLRSLAAELGVPFSLASPA
- a CDS encoding IS110 family transposase, whose protein sequence is MEQDTIYVGLDDSKRVIVAGILRPGQHEPEGRRIPNEPHAIGQLVKRLQREGTVHAAYEAGPAGYALYRRLTALGVTCTVAAPALTPRKPGDRIKTDKRDALKLARLLRAGELTAIHVPDEAQEAVRDLVRCREDIHEDVRRWQHRLVRFLDRHDRVYCPGRHWTARHWAWLRAQQFDDPALQHTLAAHLHAVEHALARRADLERELQALAQRAPYAEPVGWLRCFRGIDTLSAMVLLTELHDFQRFHTPRELMAFLGLVPSELTTADRHRRFGITKAGNTHARRILVEAAWHYRHRPRCSARLAARSAGQPSALQALAWKAQTRLHRRYCHLVGRGKRSPVAIVAVARELVGFLWAAMRQVQPAS
- a CDS encoding nuclear transport factor 2 family protein, giving the protein MRTRRWVCLSIGVAIALAVLSAMAADKGEQEVRALIPKIVQAWESMDIGKVDPYYAADPDLTFFDVAPLKYANWAEYRTGVQKVFFEPNRSLKFTVKDDVRVHRHRRLAWATFTFGADVVNKQGASSHLDGRWTMILEQRKNSWVVVHEHVSVPLAGS